The Hypomesus transpacificus isolate Combined female chromosome 3, fHypTra1, whole genome shotgun sequence genome has a window encoding:
- the si:ch211-195o20.7 gene encoding uncharacterized protein si:ch211-195o20.7 isoform X4 codes for MGNFSSKDGHGPTGPHQDIFHTPPTSPAAADPPTVPKLTLPHPDQPRSSALSTGGKKSPPFSDFIPSTPASDWKPLMPVTPDCSVIGPTSSTQQEKLKCTVTPEEQVAVGCNNGLSSSTPSAHAQQGKTKMTSPNQPNQSPSFLDSSSSLVSLSGQSWKERDSGLSQSLLMGPVSRDSQGEMERLVEECRTTLGLSDSKDKTVAGVLKSLLTEICCLRETIQTERVERGEWLQFQSDLQVAVTVADRLRSEAEEELSALRTAHRDTERELAAAQQRQKETDIQMVTLRGELRESRQRKASLAQAQGRIEAQAPNPAHTHTKANVETHALESQFGRGRERAICKIGRGGKGEGMEKGSQNEKMKNVVEEESHIDVKGVVKRYLRNVTNEERSGEEGCAPIETRRIGTTERSRILLHDIIEACPDFPSPRISLLLRMEPPSSLLPQQQVPQTRILINQGQEKTWNIRTVGPALTQGSRKRLSTSTILHFQTCPQAADPRMGSTCCSGVMEAPRETLCCAGVRVARRATRTLTSPTSAAAGQMVWPSVLSIIPTSLHTSPTAPSALRAKRRTSAWLL; via the exons ATGGGAAACTTCTCCAGCAAAGATGGCCATGGACCAACAG GTCCTCACCAGGACATTTTCCACactcctcctacctctcctgctgctgctgaccCACCTACTGTCCCCAAACTAACCCTCCCTCATCCAGACCAACCAAGGTCTTCAGCCCTCAGCACAGGTGGCAAGAAATCACCTCCTTTTTCAGACttcatcccctccacccccgctTCTGATTGGAAACCTCTCATGCCTGTCACCCCAGACTGCTCCGTGATTGGACCCACCTCCAGCACCCAACAGGAAAAACTAAAATGTACCGTGACACCTGAGGAACAGGTGGCTGTGGGGTGTAACAATGGTCTGTCCAGTTCGACCCCTAGTGCGCATGCACAGCAGGGGAAGACAAAGATGACAAGCCCAAACCAGCCAAACCAGAGCCCCTCGTTTCTGGATAGCTCATCTTCCCTGGTCAGCCTCTCGGGCCAAAGctggaaagagagggacagtggTCTGAGCCAGTCCCTGCTAATGGGGCCTGTTTCTAGGGACAgccagggggagatggagaggctggtggaggagtgCAGGACAACACTGGGACTCTCTGACAGCAAGGACAAGACAGTGGCAG gtGTCCTGAAAAGTCTCCTCACAGAAATCTGCTGTTTGAGAGAAACCATACAG acagaaagagtggAACGCGGGGAGTGGCTGCAGTTCCAGTCTGACCTGCAGGTGGCAGTGACTGTGGCCGACAGGCTGCGTTCCGAAGCAGAAGAGGAACTGAGCGCGCTCAGAACGGCCCACCGGGACACTGAGAGAGAGCTGGCCGCTGCtcaacagagacagaaagagacagacattcAAATGGTCACTCTGAGGGGAGAActgagagagagcaggcagagGAAAGCCAGCCTCGCCCAGGCCCAGGGAAGAATTGAGGCCCAGGCTCCAAATCCggcccacacacatacaaaggcaaatgtgGAAACACACGCCCTTGAGTCTCAGTTTGGAcggggaagagaaagagcgaTATGCAAGattggaagaggaggaaaaggggaaGGGATGGAAAAAGGAAGTCAGAATGAAAAGATGAAGAATGTTGTTGAGGAGGAATCGCACATTGACGTGAAGGGAGTGGTCAAGAGGTACCTGAGGAATGTGACcaatgaggagaggagtggagaggaggggtgtgcCCCCATTGAGACTCGGAGGATAGGTACCACAGAGAGGTCAAG AATCCTGCTGCATGATATCATAGAAGCCTGTCCAGACTTCCCGTCTCCTCGGATCTCCCTGCTGTTGAGAATGGAACCTCCCAGTTCACTACTGCCACAACAGCAGGTTCCACAAACAAG AATCTTAATCAACCAAGGGCAAGAAAAAACTTGGAACATCAGGACAGTTGGTCCAGCactcacacag GGAAGCAGGAAGAGACTCTCAACAAGTACAATTCTGCACTTTCAGACATGCCCCCAAGCAG CAGATCCCAGGATGGGTTCAACCTGTTGCTCCGGCGTCATGGAGGCTCCAAGAGAAACTCTCTGCTGCGCTGGTGTCAGAGTCGCACGCAGGGCTACAAG AACATTGACATCACCAACTTCAGCAGCAGCTGGGCAGATGGTCTGGCCTTCTGTGCTGTCTATCATACCTACCTCCCTTCACACATCCCCTACTGCACCCTCAGCCCTGAGAGCAAa AAGGAGAACCTCAGCCTGGCTTTTATGA
- the si:ch211-195o20.7 gene encoding uncharacterized protein si:ch211-195o20.7 isoform X5, translating to MGNFSSKDGHGPTGPHQDIFHTPPTSPAAADPPTVPKLTLPHPDQPRSSALSTGGKKSPPFSDFIPSTPASDWKPLMPVTPDCSVIGPTSSTQQEKLKCTVTPEEQVAVGCNNGLSSSTPSAHAQQGKTKMTSPNQPNQSPSFLDSSSSLVSLSGQSWKERDSGLSQSLLMGPVSRDSQGEMERLVEECRTTLGLSDSKDKTVAGVLKSLLTEICCLRETIQTERVERGEWLQFQSDLQVAVTVADRLRSEAEEELSALRTAHRDTERELAAAQQRQKETDIQMVTLRGELRESRQRKASLAQAQGRIEAQAPNPAHTHTKANVETHALESQFGRGRERAICKIGRGGKGEGMEKGSQNEKMKNVVEEESHIDVKGVVKRYLRNVTNEERSGEEGCAPIETRRIGTTERSRILLHDIIEACPDFPSPRISLLLRMEPPSSLLPQQQVPQTRILINQGQEKTWNIRTVGPALTQGSRKRLSTSTILHFQTCPQADPRMGSTCCSGVMEAPRETLCCAGVRVARRATRTLTSPTSAAAGQMVWPSVLSIIPTSLHTSPTAPSALRAKRRTSAWLL from the exons ATGGGAAACTTCTCCAGCAAAGATGGCCATGGACCAACAG GTCCTCACCAGGACATTTTCCACactcctcctacctctcctgctgctgctgaccCACCTACTGTCCCCAAACTAACCCTCCCTCATCCAGACCAACCAAGGTCTTCAGCCCTCAGCACAGGTGGCAAGAAATCACCTCCTTTTTCAGACttcatcccctccacccccgctTCTGATTGGAAACCTCTCATGCCTGTCACCCCAGACTGCTCCGTGATTGGACCCACCTCCAGCACCCAACAGGAAAAACTAAAATGTACCGTGACACCTGAGGAACAGGTGGCTGTGGGGTGTAACAATGGTCTGTCCAGTTCGACCCCTAGTGCGCATGCACAGCAGGGGAAGACAAAGATGACAAGCCCAAACCAGCCAAACCAGAGCCCCTCGTTTCTGGATAGCTCATCTTCCCTGGTCAGCCTCTCGGGCCAAAGctggaaagagagggacagtggTCTGAGCCAGTCCCTGCTAATGGGGCCTGTTTCTAGGGACAgccagggggagatggagaggctggtggaggagtgCAGGACAACACTGGGACTCTCTGACAGCAAGGACAAGACAGTGGCAG gtGTCCTGAAAAGTCTCCTCACAGAAATCTGCTGTTTGAGAGAAACCATACAG acagaaagagtggAACGCGGGGAGTGGCTGCAGTTCCAGTCTGACCTGCAGGTGGCAGTGACTGTGGCCGACAGGCTGCGTTCCGAAGCAGAAGAGGAACTGAGCGCGCTCAGAACGGCCCACCGGGACACTGAGAGAGAGCTGGCCGCTGCtcaacagagacagaaagagacagacattcAAATGGTCACTCTGAGGGGAGAActgagagagagcaggcagagGAAAGCCAGCCTCGCCCAGGCCCAGGGAAGAATTGAGGCCCAGGCTCCAAATCCggcccacacacatacaaaggcaaatgtgGAAACACACGCCCTTGAGTCTCAGTTTGGAcggggaagagaaagagcgaTATGCAAGattggaagaggaggaaaaggggaaGGGATGGAAAAAGGAAGTCAGAATGAAAAGATGAAGAATGTTGTTGAGGAGGAATCGCACATTGACGTGAAGGGAGTGGTCAAGAGGTACCTGAGGAATGTGACcaatgaggagaggagtggagaggaggggtgtgcCCCCATTGAGACTCGGAGGATAGGTACCACAGAGAGGTCAAG AATCCTGCTGCATGATATCATAGAAGCCTGTCCAGACTTCCCGTCTCCTCGGATCTCCCTGCTGTTGAGAATGGAACCTCCCAGTTCACTACTGCCACAACAGCAGGTTCCACAAACAAG AATCTTAATCAACCAAGGGCAAGAAAAAACTTGGAACATCAGGACAGTTGGTCCAGCactcacacag GGAAGCAGGAAGAGACTCTCAACAAGTACAATTCTGCACTTTCAGACATGCCCCCAAGCAG ATCCCAGGATGGGTTCAACCTGTTGCTCCGGCGTCATGGAGGCTCCAAGAGAAACTCTCTGCTGCGCTGGTGTCAGAGTCGCACGCAGGGCTACAAG AACATTGACATCACCAACTTCAGCAGCAGCTGGGCAGATGGTCTGGCCTTCTGTGCTGTCTATCATACCTACCTCCCTTCACACATCCCCTACTGCACCCTCAGCCCTGAGAGCAAa AAGGAGAACCTCAGCCTGGCTTTTATGA
- the si:ch211-195o20.7 gene encoding uncharacterized protein si:ch211-195o20.7 isoform X8 has translation MGNFSSKDGHGPTGPHQDIFHTPPTSPAAADPPTVPKLTLPHPDQPRSSALSTGGKKSPPFSDFIPSTPASDWKPLMPVTPDCSVIGPTSSTQQEKLKCTVTPEEQVAVGCNNGLSSSTPSAHAQQGKTKMTSPNQPNQSPSFLDSSSSLVSLSGQSWKERDSGLSQSLLMGPVSRDSQGEMERLVEECRTTLGLSDSKDKTVAGVLKSLLTEICCLRETIQTERVERGEWLQFQSDLQVAVTVADRLRSEAEEELSALRTAHRDTERELAAAQQRQKETDIQMVTLRGELRESRQRKASLAQAQGRIEAQAPNPAHTHTKANVETHALESQFGRGRERAICKIGRGGKGEGMEKGSQNEKMKNVVEEESHIDVKGVVKRYLRNVTNEERSGEEGCAPIETRRIGTTERSRILLHDIIEACPDFPSPRISLLLRMEPPSSLLPQQQVPQTRILINQGQEKTWNIRTVGPALTQGSRKRLSTSTILHFQTCPQAADPRMGSTCCSGVMEAPRETLCCAGVRVARRATRRRTSAWLL, from the exons ATGGGAAACTTCTCCAGCAAAGATGGCCATGGACCAACAG GTCCTCACCAGGACATTTTCCACactcctcctacctctcctgctgctgctgaccCACCTACTGTCCCCAAACTAACCCTCCCTCATCCAGACCAACCAAGGTCTTCAGCCCTCAGCACAGGTGGCAAGAAATCACCTCCTTTTTCAGACttcatcccctccacccccgctTCTGATTGGAAACCTCTCATGCCTGTCACCCCAGACTGCTCCGTGATTGGACCCACCTCCAGCACCCAACAGGAAAAACTAAAATGTACCGTGACACCTGAGGAACAGGTGGCTGTGGGGTGTAACAATGGTCTGTCCAGTTCGACCCCTAGTGCGCATGCACAGCAGGGGAAGACAAAGATGACAAGCCCAAACCAGCCAAACCAGAGCCCCTCGTTTCTGGATAGCTCATCTTCCCTGGTCAGCCTCTCGGGCCAAAGctggaaagagagggacagtggTCTGAGCCAGTCCCTGCTAATGGGGCCTGTTTCTAGGGACAgccagggggagatggagaggctggtggaggagtgCAGGACAACACTGGGACTCTCTGACAGCAAGGACAAGACAGTGGCAG gtGTCCTGAAAAGTCTCCTCACAGAAATCTGCTGTTTGAGAGAAACCATACAG acagaaagagtggAACGCGGGGAGTGGCTGCAGTTCCAGTCTGACCTGCAGGTGGCAGTGACTGTGGCCGACAGGCTGCGTTCCGAAGCAGAAGAGGAACTGAGCGCGCTCAGAACGGCCCACCGGGACACTGAGAGAGAGCTGGCCGCTGCtcaacagagacagaaagagacagacattcAAATGGTCACTCTGAGGGGAGAActgagagagagcaggcagagGAAAGCCAGCCTCGCCCAGGCCCAGGGAAGAATTGAGGCCCAGGCTCCAAATCCggcccacacacatacaaaggcaaatgtgGAAACACACGCCCTTGAGTCTCAGTTTGGAcggggaagagaaagagcgaTATGCAAGattggaagaggaggaaaaggggaaGGGATGGAAAAAGGAAGTCAGAATGAAAAGATGAAGAATGTTGTTGAGGAGGAATCGCACATTGACGTGAAGGGAGTGGTCAAGAGGTACCTGAGGAATGTGACcaatgaggagaggagtggagaggaggggtgtgcCCCCATTGAGACTCGGAGGATAGGTACCACAGAGAGGTCAAG AATCCTGCTGCATGATATCATAGAAGCCTGTCCAGACTTCCCGTCTCCTCGGATCTCCCTGCTGTTGAGAATGGAACCTCCCAGTTCACTACTGCCACAACAGCAGGTTCCACAAACAAG AATCTTAATCAACCAAGGGCAAGAAAAAACTTGGAACATCAGGACAGTTGGTCCAGCactcacacag GGAAGCAGGAAGAGACTCTCAACAAGTACAATTCTGCACTTTCAGACATGCCCCCAAGCAG CAGATCCCAGGATGGGTTCAACCTGTTGCTCCGGCGTCATGGAGGCTCCAAGAGAAACTCTCTGCTGCGCTGGTGTCAGAGTCGCACGCAGGGCTACAAG AAGGAGAACCTCAGCCTGGCTTTTATGA